The nucleotide sequence TAGCTGTTTAATCCTCTTTTGGCTTAGAATACTTCTACTCAACCATTTATGAAGTTCTTCATAGATTGGTAGTTACCTAGGTTCTTATCTTTAATAGGTACTAATGAacattatatttaatttaaatgatCTGCTGTATGTGTGTCATCTTTTGTAATAATGTCCGATGTTGGTTAATCAGCTTTATTCTCCTGGGAGGTTTTTTTGAATTCACAATGTTGGATGCTAGCTATCTTAGAACTTGGTTTAACAAGTCTGATCAGTTCTAAACTTGCTTGCTTTCTCAGAACCCatattttgtcaacattttgctGGCTGGATATGAcaaggatattggtccatctctCTACTACATCGACTACATTGCTACTCTGCACAAGGTTGACAAGGGTGCATTTGGTTATGGATCCTATTTCGCCCTATCAATGATGGACCGACACTACCACAGTGGCATGTCACTGGAGGAAGCAATTGACTTGGTTGACAAGTGTATCATCGAAATTAGATCTCGACTGGTTGTTGCTCCACCGAACTTTGTGATTAAGATTGTGGACAAGGATGGAGCTAGGGAGTATGCTTGGCGTGAATCAATCAAAGATGCTGGAGTTTCTGCAGCTTGAGATAATTCTCATGTTCTATTTTCTTCTTTCAGTGAAACTCCAGCACTGTTAGTGCGCCAAAATTGGGTATGCAATTTGTCGGTCTGGACATAATTTGATGTTAGTCACATTGCAAATGCTCATCTATATGTTTCTGATTTCGTTTTCCTTCACTTGGTCACAATCTAATATTTTAAGGGTTCTTTTCCAAAGCAAATTAGGTTGTACGAACTATTTGATGTCCTGTGGGAAGCTCAGTCGAACTTTATCTTGAAAATTTGGTACATTTTTATGTTGTTTTAGCTAATAGTAATTATTTGCCCTCGTATTACTTGGATATTTTTCTACCGGAGACATTTTTTAGCCTTTTGCCACCCATCTTGAGGCCCTGCGTCCTCATAGGACAGATATGGTGAGCATCCTCAACCAACCATGCACGTAGAAACTCTGTTGCAACCTCATGCAGTCTAATATTGTGCGACAACAGCCGACGGGATCAAGCAAGCAAGACTGCTCGACCTACAGGGAACAGTATCCTTTCTGACTACGTCACTACTAATTGTCTCATAACCGTGGGTTGGCCCCGCTATAGCTACCAATCAGATTAGATGATAAGAAGGTGGAGTAAGAGCAGGCATAAGAAGGATTGAGCGATGATCAGCACCTTTGTGCCATTGCCATTGCTTTGCTCTAATGGTGGCGTGGGTGGCGCTCTGGGGATTGGCGGGGTGGACAACACCAGTgctggcggcggtggcggcgaggGGACCACGGTGGCAGGAAGAGGAGGTCCTGCAAATTAACCCAAGGGAGACGTGTTGAAGTGGTTCTATGCATGCATATGTATTCTAGGCTTGGTGCAAGTGGGAAGCACGGACCTGCAACTGGTCGCCTTGGAGGCGGAAGCGGCGGCCGGACCGCATTGGCGGGTGGAGTGCCTACAATACATATTTACGCTGGAATTAGAAAAGTAACAGAGAAAAGGAATATGGATTGGTATATTAAATGGACCATTGCATATACCTGTTGCAACTGGATGGCGAAGGCCACCACTCCCGTTTCGAGGAACGGGCGGTGGAGGCAACGTGGTGGCTGTGACAATGGTGGCAACAACATCAGTACCTGCAACAAGAAAGGAAGAGACCTGACCAAACGTTAGTCGTGTCTCCACTCGGGGTCGTTCTAAGTAACTACGCCTGACGTCAAGGACGGAAATTACATGGACTGCTGATGGCATAATCTGGCGCGCGATtcgaaagaaagaaggaaatatTTTGTTCCGTATTAGATAAGAAACACAACCATAGAATAGACATAATGAGAAACCTGTATAAACCTTGACGATATACATTAAATTTTCGTGTGCAAGAAAAAGTTAGTGATGGATTTATTCAGTATAAAGGAAAAGCAAATTTACTTGATGATATAGCTTTACTCGATCGGTAAGGCAACAAGGAACTCAGGTATTTGAAATAAGAAGAATCCAAACCAAGAAAGTAGCGGAGTGGAAGAAAGAACCCAAGAAAAGAAAAGGTAGTTCAGAGTCCACAGAAACAAGATCGTTTAGGGATGTAGAGAGCAAATCAGTCACTAAAAGGGGACACCAAAGGAGTGGTAAGATAGCTTCATTGCTTCCGGAACGCATTGCTTTAGCAAACGCTTGTCCAGGGAAACACGATCGAGCAGATGAACACCAAGTAGAATGAATCCAAACCCAGAGAAGCAACTAAAGAGAAGGGTCCAAGAAACTATTACCCGAGAATCAAGATCGAGCTGAGGATCACCAAGAACGAATGCAAAAGCAGAGAAGCCACTAAAGAAAGGAACACAAGAGCAGAGAACGAGAGGCGGAGAAGATAGGTGCGACCTCGGCAGATCTGGTCGAAgggagaggcatcgggggcgttgGCAGATTTCCAGCAGGAGGAGGCGAGAAAGAGGAGGCGGGAGGCACTGATGGGAGATCCGGCGACCGCGCTCTCGAGCATCAGTTGGCAGAGACAAGAGGCGTTTTCGCCTCCGATCTCAGCGGAGAATGCCGCGCAGCAATCGTCAACGAGGAGGGGCTGTGGGGAAGAGGCGTACCcggacgccgccgccgccgccaggtGGGTCATGCAGGTCAACATCGCCTCCGTCACCTTCGCACAGTGGGCAGGAGGAGGCGGCGCTGCGCCCGCGGAGGCGGGCGCTTGCGACTGGAGTAGTAGTATTAGGCAGGAGAGGAGAGCGGGCTTCATTCTCGAACGTCTTCAAAAGAGCAACGACGGCCCGTTACCCAGCTTATATAGGGAACGGCTTGATGGTTGGAGATTCGTGCCGGTTCTATATAGTGCAATCCACACCGTACGATCGTTACTggtcaagaaagaaaaagagaagctcCGTGTTCAAAGACAGACACCCATCTGATGAGTGATGAACGGACGGTACTCGAGGTTTGAGCGGGACCCACATCCTGTGCACGTATTAAATTAGTGACACAAAATCTTAACCACCTGCGTGGCATGACTCCTCAAAGCGAATGAACAAAAGACAATAATGCAGACTGAGATTGTAATACACTTGATTATCATATACAAACATTAGTTGCTTTGTTTGGGATTAAGTCTACAACAAAGGACTCGGACTCGAGACTCAGAAACAAGTGTACTAAGAAATAAAGTACAGAGGTTACTGTTCCATGGAACTAAAAAGCACTTAGTTATGTGACCGCGATCGCATGAACTCTTCTAACCGGTCCCACACCTCCAGAGCAGCAGCCCTGTCTTGATGTCTTTTATGTTTACTAATCTGCAaaagcaattttttttataaaaaaacaaaaaagagttaAAGAAAAAGTGGCAAGAGCCACCTGCTCTATCGGAAATTTAAAAGACTATGGGATTAACTCACCGAAATAATCTTTACATTCCACTGTTTCACAGTTTTTGCGGATTCCACACTGTCATCCTCGAAACGCACAAAAAACCCAATAACTGCACAACATTAAATCAGATTTCAGCATTTGCCAGTTATCATTTCATGGTCTTCAGTTAAGAGGGCGTGACAAATTTTAGAACCACAAATGACTAAGAAAACTTAGAGCAACTATAAATTGATGGCAAAGCATTTGATGCATGATCTGATGTCTCCACTTTGAGATAATTCTATAATCCAAAAGCATAAAAGCATAGATGTAATAAGAAAATTTGCACATGAAGTAACAACGCATTGTGATCAAAGCGTCATCATAATTAATTGAGCAGGCTCCAGGGCAAGTTTGTCAGAATAGAATAAGTTATCAACCTGCTGTCAACCCTATAACGGTGCCTAGTGCCCAACAATGGCAAGTTTTACTTTGAAACCTAGAAAGCTGTTAGTTGGTCCAAAGGTCTTTACAGTTGAAGTTTAAGCTCACACATGGAAGAGGCAAACCAAAACTAGTCATGAAAGTTATATAAAAAAAGATAGAGGTTATCAAGCAAGGAAAGAAATTTCTTAATCACTTAAGCTTATAAGCTACTCAACAAATCTAAGGGAGGCTAGGAATAGATAATGATTGGCGCATAAAATAAAGATTCCATGCCACTGTAAAATAAAAATGATTCAAACTGCAACAACTGAAACTTGAACATTTACAGCTCAAGTATTTGTCCACTGCATAGTCGAAGATACAATAAAAGGAATCACATCCAATGATCATGACAAGAACCAACTCATCTAAGAGAAAGCAAATCAGTCACATGGTACATATACTGCCATTTTCATGAACTAGTTTCCAAATGAGTAACTACAGATGAATGCGGTGCCCAAAGATAGGAATACAAAGGAAGGGATCAAATCAAACGACCATGACATTATATTATTCATAACAGACtatattattcatcaaatcaGCGGAAGAGATCAAGTGCATCCATAGGACAAAGTCAATCATGCTTTATCGCCACATAAATGAAGCAATGTACATTATTCATAACAAGCTAAATGCATTACCTTTATGCCTGATGGGTGAAGGATCAGCTATTAAGAACTATCCAGTGGGCAACCTATCCAAAGTTTGGTcgtgtataataataataacaatcatAGACATGGATATGTGGACAAACATTGACTAATGAGGAAACAGCCACATAAGAAAAAATGGATATTGCTAATGAGACCTAGAAAAGTAGTAATGgaaattaatttattttcaagAAACTTAAGTTTAGATATCATTTTCTGAGAAACTGTAGCATGATGCTCCCAAATTAAAAGAATAATAACTCAGAGATTCGCCACACGAACAACTTTTGAATTATCAATAAAGTTACCggatgaaaaagaagaaaactgcCAATAAATTACACTAATTATTTAAGTGAAAATGCAATCTATGCTACATGGCATAATTAGATGGTTCAAATTTCGAAACAAACTGTAAGTATAAAATTGAAGAGATAAAACAGTAGTACATCTATAAGACAAACAATGCATTTTCTATTATGTAATTCCTTTACATTCCATATGCAAATGACATCCCTACCAAGCACCAGAATAAATAATTCACAACAATAAGGATGTAAGTATTGAAGCATTTGGCAAGATCCTAGTACCAATTGTATCAGACAAAAACACAGATCAAAAGGCAGTACAAGTaatcaaattttatttaaataataaacaACCATATAAATTTAATACTTAACAAGGCTTACAAACAACTACAAAACTTCACAATCATCAACACAACAGAACCTTGGGCATCTTACACTGTAAAATCTAGTAGTCCGTAGTTAATAAACCTTATATTAAGTACTGATGTATTCTTATATGAATGCACAAAATGAAAAACTAAATTTCAATTATACTAGAATTATCATATTTTCTTCACATTCATATTTAAAGAATTGGAGTTGAACATGTTAAAAAGCCTGAAGTTTAAATAAACAAACGAGATACAATAATACATTTCAATCAGAAAAAAAGCCTGAAGTTTAAATAAACAAATGAGATACAATAATACATttcaatcagaaaaaaaaatggcATACTGCCTATTCCCAAATGAAacataataaaaatatgtatgtatgtatgtgtgtgtgtgtgtgtgtgtgtgtgtgtgtgtttgtgggaCCAATAATTCCTATGGATACTAAAACTGATTACATGATGTGCCTAATTGATGTGTGCACACTAAAAAGAATTTCTGCAAAGAGGCACACCACACACCTACTTTTGCAGTTGCAGGTTACTGGATGAATAGCAGACAACTGCAAAGATAATTGACTAAACATGAACTTAGTTTATACAGTGAAGGAAGCGATTTAACATGAAACATGATGTTAACTGTTCCATGGTTCAACTTTAGATTTACTTGAAAACAGTTTAGAGAGGCGAAACAATAGTCCATGTCCAAAAATAATTCTAAATTGAATAAAAACAGTTCTCTGACACGACTTTTAAGCCAAACAGTTTCTAATATGtaattcctttgtatttctaAAGATAGGAGACAAATAAACAAACACTTGGTCTGCATGGCACTCACTCTTGTTGAAGATCTCGACATGGTCTTTGAATGGCCAGTCCTTGAACTGCCACTCCTTTCCGAGCACAAACACGGCCACAACACGGTCCCAGTCCTCGGGCTTGAACGCCGAGGGCTTATCCCTCACCTCATAGGCGGCCACCGCACGGTCCCGGCTCAGCTTCTTCTGCACGGTCACACAGTCAGGTTTTGGCCCCCGCATTGCCTTCACCTTTACATCCGTCGGCACGAACACCCCGTCCTCCAAGAACTCCTTAACGTTGTAAATGGTGATCAGAGTCTGGAACGCGCTGGGCACCAGGATGATGGGCACCCCCTCCCCGATCTTGCTCCCCTTGAGGTGTATCTTGGGTTTGGGCGCGGCGGCGTCGGCAGCGTCGTCACCGGCACCGCCGTACGCCGCCACGACGGGCCGATGGTGATCGTCTGACCCGATGAGGCGGGTCTTGGCGACGAGGCCGTCCTTCCGCTGTTGGGACTCGAGGCGCTGCCGCTCCTCCTCGCGCTTGGTGGACGCCAGGAGCACGGCGTGGAAGTCGCGGTTGCGGCACTCGAGGAGGGACTCCCGGTCTTTCAGGGGGCGCTCCAGAGCGTGGATCATCGTGACGTAGTCGACGGGGGCGGCGGGAGCGAGATCCGCAGCGGCCTCATCGGCGGCTGTAGCGGGGGCAGAGGAAGGGGGCTCGTCGAGGGGGAGGGAGGGGTCATCAGGGCGGTACTCCTCGACGGTggcagaggggggaggggggaggaagGAGACAGCGTCAGAGGAGGCGATGCGGCCGAGGAGGTAATCGAGGAGGGGCTTGCGGTCGGGGAAGGTGACGGTGGGGAGGCGGTATTGGCGGGCGGACTGGAGGTATTCGGTGTGCTTGAGGTGGTGGTGGCGAGCGAAGAAGAGGAGGGCGTCGAGGGTGTAGAAGCCGCCCTGCTTGGAGCGGTAGGCAGTGACGGCGGAGCAAGGGAAGGCGTACTCAGAGCCGAA is from Musa acuminata AAA Group cultivar baxijiao chromosome BXJ3-8, Cavendish_Baxijiao_AAA, whole genome shotgun sequence and encodes:
- the LOC135644743 gene encoding proteasome subunit beta type-2-B; its protein translation is MECVFGLVGDGFALVAADTSAVHSILVHKSNEDKVMILDSHKLLGASGEAGDRVQFTEYIQKNVHLYEFRNGIPLATAAAANFTRGELALALRKNPYFVNILLAGYDKDIGPSLYYIDYIATLHKVDKGAFGYGSYFALSMMDRHYHSGMSLEEAIDLVDKCIIEIRSRLVVAPPNFVIKIVDKDGAREYAWRESIKDAGVSAA
- the LOC108953602 gene encoding actin-binding protein wsp1-like, giving the protein MLTCMTHLAAAAASGYASSPQPLLVDDCCAAFSAEIGGENASCLCQLMLESAVAGSPISASRLLFLASSCWKSANAPDASPFDQICRGTDVVATIVTATTLPPPPVPRNGSGGLRHPVATGTPPANAVRPPLPPPRRPVAGPPLPATVVPSPPPPPALVLSTPPIPRAPPTPPLEQSNGNGTKVLIIAQSFLCLLLLHLLII
- the LOC135644610 gene encoding protein CDC73 homolog, translated to MDPLSVLREYAIRGELDRVVQSGDELRFGSEYAFPCSAVTAYRSKQGGFYTLDALLFFARHHHLKHTEYLQSARQYRLPTVTFPDRKPLLDYLLGRIASSDAVSFLPPPPSATVEEYRPDDPSLPLDEPPSSAPATAADEAAADLAPAAPVDYVTMIHALERPLKDRESLLECRNRDFHAVLLASTKREEERQRLESQQRKDGLVAKTRLIGSDDHHRPVVAAYGGAGDDAADAAAPKPKIHLKGSKIGEGVPIILVPSAFQTLITIYNVKEFLEDGVFVPTDVKVKAMRGPKPDCVTVQKKLSRDRAVAAYEVRDKPSAFKPEDWDRVVAVFVLGKEWQFKDWPFKDHVEIFNKIIGFFVRFEDDSVESAKTVKQWNVKIISISKHKRHQDRAAALEVWDRLEEFMRSRSHN